The genomic segment TTCAAAAGCATTGAAGTTGCGCCCTTGCGCAATACTATATCCTTCTACAACAATAAAGCCCTGATCGCCCCCTTTTATGCTGATATTGGGATTAGTTTTGCGATTTTCGTACTTAACCTGCCCCATTTGTACATTAGCACTGCTGATGCTGATAGTTGCAGGGAATTTGTAATTATTTACAAAATCTTCAACATTTCTTTGAGTAATTTCGGGATTCTTTTTTTCCATAATTTTTGGTCTTCTTCGCCCACTTATGCGAATTTTTGAAGGTTGGTTCATAATTTTGAATGTGTTTGCACCCATAAGAGAAAATTTTTCTGTCATAGCATGCTTAATCCCATCAATAGCAGTAAGAATGCCCACCAAAGCCATAATTCCAAAAGCAATAATTAACATAGTCAAAACACTACGCAGCACATTTGCCCGAATGGCTTGCAGGGCTTCTTTAATGTTTATCCATAACATAAGCTCAAAGAAAAGTAAAAATAAAGTACAATTTATGCTTTCGTGATAAGATTATGACTAATTTTTTTGGATAACAAGTAGAAACTATACTTTTTATGGGCGGTTAGCATCAAAAATTATTGTTTTTGACTTTTTCTAGGATTTTTGTACCCTTTTGAGTATGAAGAATATTTTCTACTAAATTCAAAATTGTGTATTCAAGTTTATCTAATGTAGTTTTACTTTGTGCATAAGCCATATTTTTTCCCTCTAAGCTAATTATACCTGCTTGTAAGAAGATTTCTCCTTTTTGGTATTGCGCGTAGGCAAAAATAGGCACGCTACAACCTCCGCCCAACTGTTGTAAAATTAAACGTTCTGCTTGTACGCAAATACCTGTGTCTGTGTGATGTAGTATTTTTTTGAGTAGTTCTTGGTCGGGGTGGGAAGCGAGCATTTGTATGGCTAAAGCTCCTTGACCTGCTGCGGGAACAAACTGCTCAATAGGCAAAATACTTTGAATATATGAATCATAGCCCAATCGGTGGATACCTGCAAAAGCCATTAGCAAAGCATCAAACTGACCTTGTTCTAATTTTTTTATCCGAGTTTGTACATTACCTCTAACTTCGGCTACTTTATGCTGTGGGTAGTACCGTTTTAAGAAAGCCGCTCTGCGTGTAGAAGAGGTTCCTATGACTAACTCATCTCTTTCTAAATTAACATTTTTATGGCTTACTAGTACATCAGCAGGGCACTCGCGCTCCGTAAAAGCAATAATAGGCAAATCTTCACTTATGTTTGTAGGTACATCTTTGGCACTATGTACAGCAAGGTCAATTTCTTTGTTTCGCAAAGCTTGCTCTAATTCTTGGGTGAAAACTCCTTTACTTCCTATTTTACTCAAAGCAATATCCTGAATTTTATCGCCTTTTGTCTGAATAATTACTAACTCGGCATCTAAACCATGTTTTTTTAGTTTTTCGAGCACATAATTAGCTTGCCATAGCGCCAATGCGCTGCCCCGAGTTCCAATCCTGTATTTCATTTTGCCGATTGATTTTCAAAATACAACTGAGGTTTTACTGTTAAAAATATCAAGTTTGACTTTAATGCAATCTTAATCTGTCATGTTTATTTTTGCAACATTGAAAATAGAATTTTGATTTATTTTGTACATAGTACATGAAATATGAAAGCTTACTTAGATACCATTTTTGCTCAAACTCCTCCGCACAAAATTGAACAGCTCAACCTTGATTATGACTACATTAGCGATGAGATTGAAGAAAAATTTGATACTATTGAAGGATTAGAAGATTGTTTTGCTTTACAAAAACTGATTATCTCTCATCATGAAATTAGTTGTATTCAAGGTTTATCTGAAAATATTCACTTACAGTACTTGGATTTGAGCCATAATTTTATTCGCACCATAGAGAATATAGACCACTTACAAAACTTAACTTATCTTAACCTTTCTTTTAACGATATACGTAAAATTGAAGGACTAGCTTCACTACATAAGCTGACCTACTTAGATCTCGGACACAACAAAATCAAAAAAATTGAAGGATTAAGTGCACTAACTCAATTAAAAACGCTTATCTTATCTGGTAACAAAGCCATTTCCACCTTAGAAGGGCTAGAAAATCAATCGCAGCTTGAGCAGCTGTATCTAAAACAATGTAGAATAGTGGATTGGTCAGGTTTAAAACATCTGGTTCATTTACAAGAATTATATGTTACTCCCATACAAATTGGGGACATGTATTCCTCACTTAAACAATTACCTGAATTAAAGTTTTTACATATTTCTAACCGAGATTTACAAAAAATAGATAAAATTCCTTTCGTCCCGACTTTGAAAAAATTATCTGTTACTAACTGTGCCTTTTTGCAATTTGTTACAGGTTTGGAAGAAAATCCACAGTTAATTGAATTAGAATTGTCCAATAATGTTTTGTTAGAGCTGAGCGGCATTCAACATTTATCTCAATTAGAGTACTTGGATGTAAGGAATAATAGCCTGCGTAGGATATCCCTTGAAGTTTTACCTCAATCTCTGAAAAGAGTTAGAGTTATGGGCAATCCTTTAACTTCGGATACAATAGCACTTTTACAAGCATGGGCAAAAGAACGTCAAATTAGAATAGATATATGAAACACACCGAGGATGATTCTCCTTACCAAAATTTAGAAAGTTTAGCTACTAGCTCCTTGTTAGAATGTATTTTGTATGAGAATAGTCAAGTAATTTCAGCTATTGAAAAAGCCTTACCAAGTATAGAGAAGGTAATTGAGAAGTCTTATAGCTATTTAGTCCAAGGGGGACGACTATTTTATATAGGTGCAGGCACAAGTGGGCGTTTAGGAATTGTAGATGCTTCGGAGTGCTTACCTACTTTTGGCTTAGATAATGTAATCATAGGTATCATAGCAGGCGGAGATAGCGCTATACGTAAAGCAGTGGAATTTGCAGAAGATAATTCTGAACAAGCATGGATAGACCTACAAGCC from the Bacteroidia bacterium genome contains:
- the hemC gene encoding hydroxymethylbilane synthase: MKYRIGTRGSALALWQANYVLEKLKKHGLDAELVIIQTKGDKIQDIALSKIGSKGVFTQELEQALRNKEIDLAVHSAKDVPTNISEDLPIIAFTERECPADVLVSHKNVNLERDELVIGTSSTRRAAFLKRYYPQHKVAEVRGNVQTRIKKLEQGQFDALLMAFAGIHRLGYDSYIQSILPIEQFVPAAGQGALAIQMLASHPDQELLKKILHHTDTGICVQAERLILQQLGGGCSVPIFAYAQYQKGEIFLQAGIISLEGKNMAYAQSKTTLDKLEYTILNLVENILHTQKGTKILEKVKNNNF
- a CDS encoding leucine-rich repeat domain-containing protein, coding for MKAYLDTIFAQTPPHKIEQLNLDYDYISDEIEEKFDTIEGLEDCFALQKLIISHHEISCIQGLSENIHLQYLDLSHNFIRTIENIDHLQNLTYLNLSFNDIRKIEGLASLHKLTYLDLGHNKIKKIEGLSALTQLKTLILSGNKAISTLEGLENQSQLEQLYLKQCRIVDWSGLKHLVHLQELYVTPIQIGDMYSSLKQLPELKFLHISNRDLQKIDKIPFVPTLKKLSVTNCAFLQFVTGLEENPQLIELELSNNVLLELSGIQHLSQLEYLDVRNNSLRRISLEVLPQSLKRVRVMGNPLTSDTIALLQAWAKERQIRIDI